The segment CGTGCGCACGGCGAGTGGTGGTCTGGTGCCGTTGTCTGCCGTCGTATCGAAGGTGCGCCGGAACCGTCCGGGCAGCCTGACCGAATACCAGCAGCTCAACTCGGCCGTGATCGGCGCCTTGCCGTCTCCGGGTGTGTCACTGGGCGATGGTGTCGACTGGTTCAACGAGCAGGCGCGTCCCTTGTTGCCGGCAGGCTACAGTGCTGACTATCTCGGTCAGTCCCGGCAGTTCGTGACCGAGGGCAACGTGTTGCTGTGGACCTTCCTGTTCTCTTTCGTGCTGATCTTCCTCGTGCTGGCGGCGCAGTTCGAAAGCTTCACCGATCCGTTGACCGTGCTGGTCAGCGTACCGCTATCCGTGTGTGGGGCGCTGATTCCGCTCGCTTTGGGGCTGGCAACGATGAACATCTACACGCAGGTAGGCCTGCTGACCTTGATCGGTCTGATCAGCAAGCACGGCATCCTCATCGTCGACTTCGCCAACCGACAGCAGGAGTTCCACGGCAGCAGTGTCATCGACGCGGTGGTCGAAGCCGCGACCGTGCGTCTGCGCCCGATCCTGATGACCACGGCTGCCATGGTCTTCGGCGTGATTCCGCTGTTGCTGGCAAGCGGTGCGGGCGCTCAGGCCAGAACGTCGATCGGCATCGTGATCACCTTCGGCATGCTGGTCGGCACGCTGTTCACGCTGTTCGTTGTGCCGGTTATCTACAGCTACGTGGCACGACGTCACGCAGCAGTCACGGCTGAGCCCGCGGCATCACACTGAAGAGGCCGTCGCAAGAGCCCTTCGAGCATTGACGTGACCGGCGCGTGACAACGCCTTCGTATCGGGGGGGTGTGCCTCAGGGTTGCCCGTCGATCAGGCCGGAATCGCGACGATGACGCTGGATGCCTTGAAGATCGCCGTCACGGCCTTCCCGGGAGCGAGTTCGAGTCCTTGACTGCTTTCGTTCGTGACGATGGCGGCGACGGTGTTTCCACCCGGCAGTTCGATCACAACTTCGGTATTCACGGCGCCGGGATGCACGCGTGTGACGGTGCCGTGGAGCTGGTTGCGGGCCGAGAAGCGGGCACCCTGGGGTTCGGTCACGATGATGATCGAAGAGGACTTGACCAGCGCAAAGGCTTCGGAACCCGGTTGCAGCCCCAGACTGTCGGAGCTCTCGCGGGTGACGATCGCAACGATGCGGATTCCGCCGGGAATCTCGATTTCGACTTCGTCATTGACGGCGCCCGGCTTGAACCGGCTCACCGTGCCCAGGAACTGATTGCGCGCACTGGTCTTCATGCTCATTCTCCGAATCAACAGATAATCGTCGGTAATTCCTTCGGTCTGGCGGCTGAGCTGGTCGATGAACCTCCGATGCTCGTGCTCGATCAGGCGGAAATTCGCGACCAGTTGTTCGCCGCGTGCGGTGAGACGGGTTCCGCCGCCACCCTTGCCACCCGACAGGCGCTCGACCAGCGGTTCGCCGGCCAGGTTGTTCATCGTGTCCACCGCATCCCAGGCCGCCTTGTAGCTCATCTTCATGGCTTTTGCGGCCTGGGTGATCGAGCCGCATTCGGCGATCTTCGCAAGCAACTCCACACGGCCAGGTCCCCCGATGTTCGCCCCACCGACGGTCATCCAGATCGTGCCCTTCAGTTCGATGTGCTCGCGGTCTGCCGTCATGTCCGATGCCGCCCTTCCGGGGTAGAGGACGGCAGCATAACGCATGATCCACCGTCGACCATGCCTCTGCGAGCGACGATCAGTCGACGATCTTGCGCACCTCGATGCTCTGCAGCCACTTGACGTGACGCGGTCCAGTGCGGATGTCCTTGCCGGATATCAACGCGATGCGCCCTTCGTCGTCGGCGAGCGGCTGACCGTCCTTCTCGAAGAATACGATCACGCCGTCACCGAGCGGGGAGTTGAACAACTCGCTCCACGAAAACACGACCTTGTAACCGTCGCTGGCGGTCGCCACGACGGCCATCTTCTTCACATCGTTGTGCGCCGGTGCCTTGATCACGGCTTTCTCGAGGATGTCGCGCAGCAGCACTCCCTTCAGTTGTTCGAGCTTGCCGAGGTTCGCTCCGGTCTGGCAGACCAGTGGCAGCTCGCCGATCTGCTGCGGTGGGAAGCGGCCCAGGTCTTCGACGCCGAGATCCAGACGGTTCTCGACCGCCCCTTCGATCGTGAAGCGGGTGGTGACGAATCGGCTCGGGTCGGCGGGCGGCTCGGCTGCCCAGGCAAACCCGGCTGCGACCAGGGCAAGGGCAGTGAGCAGATGACGGATGACGGATTGCATCGGAGTTCTCCCTGTCAGGTGTTTCAGAAACGGTAGTTCACGTTGGCGAACCACGTGCGGCCGGTGGCGGGAAAGCCATCGGCCAGCGCGTAGTCGCGGTCACTCAGATTCTCGACCCCGGTTTCGATCGAGGTGCTTGCCAGCGGCTGGAAGACGAGTTTCAGGTTCAGCGTGGTGAAACCGTCCAGCCGGACGGTGTTCGACGCCCAGCGTTCGCTGTTGTGCTCGGCCAGCGCCACCACGTCGAAGTGTCCCGTCGGGTGCCACACTGCGTGTGCGATGAGCTTGCGCGTGGGTACGTCGGTCAGGCGGGTGGCGGGGTCGCTGCGGTTGTCGAGGTCGACGTACGTGCAGCTTCCACCCAGTTCGAGCGCATCGCCAACGCTGCCGCGCAGCGCCAGTTCAAAGCCCCGGGAGCGTACCTTGCCGACGTTCTGCATCTGGGAGCGATTGCCGAGCACGTTCGCGACCGACTGGATCTTGTCGCTGATGTCGCTGTAGAAGATCGCGGCTTCGGCCGTGATGCCGGCCCATGGCGTGCCGCGATAGCCGATCTCGTAGTTGGTCGATTCTTCAGGACCGAGACCCGGGTTCTCGATATAGGTGCCAAGGCGTTGCGAGTAGCGGTCCTTCAGCGTCGGGAGGCGGGTCTTGCGTGCGACCGTCGCGTACAGGCGCACGGTTGGTGACCAGTCGTGGAACACTCCGGCCTGTGCATCGTTGGCCTTCTGGCTGTCGGGCAGGGAATAGGGGTTGGCGCTGCTGAACACCTTGTCGGGGCGCAGTTCATGGCGGGCGACGCCGAGTGACAGCGTCCACGACGGTGCCAGATCGATGCTGTCCTCGAGCGCGAACGAGTGCAGGGTGTCCTCGAAGTTCGAGTTCAGGCGCCCGTCGGCATCGTGCTCCCGGTGACGATCGGTCTTGTAATGCGCAACCAGTCGCAAGGCGTGTGCATTCAGGCGGTACGATTCGAGGGTGAGTGACCCGCCGTCGGTGCTGTCGTCGTAGATGCTTGCACCGGTACCCACACTGCCGCGACCGCTGGTCTTCAGGGTGCGGTAACTGCCGTCGGTGTACGAATTGACCTCGTTGTCGAATTCATCGTGATACAGCCGGACTTTCAGGGACTCGAAGGATCCAAGGGCTGTGTTCGATACGAAGTAGAGCCCTTGCTTGTCCCAGTACGGCCACCGCCAGTAGCGTGCTGCGGTGGGAACGGTGGATGGCGGTTGTCCTTTTTCGCCATCCTGGCGGTAGTAGCCGAGCGCATATTCGTCGGTCGTGTTCGGTGTCAGCCCGAGCTTGAACGACAACTTGCTGTCTTCATGGTCGGCGTTGTTGCGTTTGCCGCCGCGCTCGGTCGCCGTCGGGGAGAAATCCGACGCCAGCGGGAAACCGTCGCTCTGCGAGCGCGACGCACCGGCCTGCAAGTACCAGCGACCCTGGTTGCTGCCGACGTTGACCGACGCCCTGCGCTGTTGATCGGATCCGAAACCCACCGCTGCGTCCGCTTCCAGGCGCTTCACGGGTTTGCGCGAGATCAGGTTGATTGCTCCTCCCAGCGTGTTCGGACCGAACCCGACCGAACCGAAACCCTTGTCGACCTGGATTGCAGCGAGGTCGGCCGTCGTGAAACGGTTGAAATCGACGTAGCCGTCGTACGGGACGTAGACCGGGATGCCGTCGATGAACAGTGGCACTTCCCGCGCATCGAAACCCCGGACCGAGATCGTCTTCTCGTTGCGGGAGTTGGTCGACAGCGAGACTCCCGGGAGGAGATTCAACGCATCGCCGATGGTGTCACGGTTGAACTGCAGGATGTCCTTGCGATCGATCACCGAGGTGGTGCGCTCGTTGGCGATGGCGCCGATGTCCTGCGTTTTCTCCCGCTTGCCGATCACCGTGATCACTCCGAGCATGAACGGTTCGGCAGCGCTGTCCTGCGGGCTTGCTGCCGCGGTCTCCGTGCACGCCAGCAGCACCGCCGTGGCCAGGGCCAGCCGACGTGCGGACGGGGTGGGCAACAAGCGCAGGCAGGAACGAATCATTGACGGTTTCTCCAATCGAATCATTGACGGTTTTTCCAAAATCGTAATAGCAACTTATATATAACGCTCAACAAAAAATTTTCACCCCACTGCCACGGCTCCTCCTGTCGCTTGCGCGCCAAGCAGTCGTCCGTCGTGCAGATGCAGTACCTGTTCTCCCAGTACCGCGGCGTCTTCCGGATCGTGTGTGATCAGTACCATCGGCACCTGCAGGCGTTGCTGCAGGCGATCGAGTTCACGGCGCATCGCGTTGCGCAACGCCGGATCGAGTGCCGCGAACGGCTCGTCGAGCAGCAGCGCGCGGGGTTTCGTAACCAGTGCGCGTGCGAGCGCCGTGCGCTGGCGTTGTCCGCCGGACAGTTCGGACGGAAACTGGTCCGCCAGCTTGTCGAGCTCGAAGGCGTGCAGCCAGTAGTCCACCGCATCGCTGTGGCGGCTGCGCGCGGGATTGGCCCAGCCACGCACCAGCGGGAACGCGATGTTCTGGCGCACGGTCAGGTGCGGGAACAACGCATAGTCCTGGAACACGTACGCCATTTCACGTGCCTGTGGCGGCAGATCGACCCGCCTGGTCGAGTCGAACAGCACCTGGCCGTCGAGATGGATATGTCCCGTGTCCGGGCGCAGCAGTCCGGCGATCGCCTGCAGTGTCAGCGTCTTGCCGGCACCCGACGGACCGACGATCACGAGGCGGCGGCTGTTCGAGCGCAGCCGGATGTCCAGGCAGAACGTCCTGTTGCCAGAGTGCATCGTCTTGCGAATATCGATATCGAGCTGCATGCGTAACTTTCCTAGCGATTCGCGATGCGTCCCGGCGCCAGGCGTCCGGCACCGAGCAACACCAGCACGCAGACCAGCGACGTGATCACGACGAGTGCGTTCGCGGTGGCATCGTCGCCCGCCTGGACGGCCTCGTAGACGGCAATCGACAGGGTCTGTGTCTTGCCGGGAATGCTGCCTGCGACCATCAACGTTGCTCCGAACTCACCCAGCGCACGGGCGAATGCCAGCAGCACGCCCGCGAGAATGCCGCGCCAGGCGAGCGGCAACGTGACGCGGAAGAAGACGGCCGCCTCCGAGACGCCGAGCACCCGGGCAGCCTGCTCGAGTTGCCCGTCGACCGCCTCGAAGGCCGCACGCGCGGGCTTGAACACCAGCGGAAACGCCACGATCGCGGCCGCGATGACTGCTCCCTGCCACGTGAACACCAGGTCGATTCCCAGATGCTCGTGCAGCCAGCCGCCGAACCAGCCCCGCCGCCCGACGAGCACGAGCAGGTAATAGCCCAGTACCGTCGGTGGCATCACCATCGGCAGCGTCAGCAGCGAATCGAGCAGGTCGCGGCCGGCAAAGCGTGTGCGCGCGAGCACGAAACCCACCGCGACTCCAAGCAGCAGGTCGATCAGCGTCGCCCATCCGGCAACCTTCAGCGACAGTGCGAGGGGAGTCCATGCAGCCTCCATCGATTCATCGTCCTGCGCTCAGGGGCCCTGGAATCCATGCCCGCGCAGGATCGCCTGCGCCTCGGGCGAAATCACATAGGTCACGAAACGTCGCGCCTCCGCGGTGTTGGCACCATCCGACGTGATGGCGATCGGATAGCTGATACGGGTGTCGAGTGGTACCTCGAAAACCACCTCGACGGCGTCTGGCATGATCGCGGCGTCGGTTGCGTAGACGAAACCCGCGTCGACTTCGCCGCGGGCGACGTAATCGAGCACCTGGCGCACGTTCTGTGCGGGAATGGCCTTGCTGCTGATCGTCGACCACAGGCCCGCGCGCTCGAGTGCGCGCCTGGCATAACGGCCGGCCGGAACACTGGCAGCATTGCCGATGGCGATCTTCCGTACGTCTGCCCGTTGCAGATCCGCCATCTGCGCGATGGCATGCTTGCCGCCGCGCGGGACGATCAATACCAGCGTGTTGTGTGCGAACACCTGCCGGTCTGGCCCTGCAACCAGCTTGCGCTGCTCGGCCAGATCCATCGTCTCCTGGTCGGCCGACGCGAATACATCCACCGGCGCGCCCTTGTCCATCTGCTGCAAGAGCGCCCCGGATGCTCCGAAGTTCAGCAGCACCCGGGTTCCGGAGTGTTCGGCTTCGTAGCGTGCAGCGATGTCCCTGAACGCATTGCCGAGGCTGCTGGCGGCTGACACCATCAGTTCAGCGCCGTGAGCAAGGCCGGATGCGAGGGTCGCGACGACGATCGTCGCGAGCAGACGCCTGATCCTTCTGAAGCCCATTCCACGTGCCTTCGAACAAGAGAATGATGCGTAATATATCCATGTATATGGCGCTGTGCCAATACCACTTCCCTCAAAATGCGATCGCGCCTCGTTATACTCGCGCGCCGCGGCCACATTCGGCCGCATCGAGCGGGGAGAAGCGACCGCATGAACCAGTCCGTTGCGCCGTGGGAGCGCACGCCAGCCTTTGCGTTCGACGCGGTACGCGGGCGGCTGTCGGTGCTCGATCAGACCCGTCTGCCATTCGAGGAGCGCTGGCTGCACCCGGCCTCGGTCGCCGATTGCGTGCAGGTGATCCGCGCGATGAACGTGCGTGGCGCGCCGCTGATCGGCCTGGTCGCTGCTGCCGGGATCGCGTTTGCCACGCGTGAAGACAGCAGCGACGCGGGGCTGGCGCGTGCTGCCGGAGCGTTGCTCGCGAGTCGTCCGACCGCCGTCAATCTCGGCTGGGCGCTGGCACGGATGCAGGCGCGACTCGCGCCCGAGCCGCCGACCGTGCGTGCAGCGATCGCGGCAGAAGAGGTGCTCGAACTCCAGCGCAGCGAGTACGCCTGCTGCGAGCGCATCGGTGCGCACGGTGCGGAGCTGCTCGTCAACCTGGCAGCTACCGACCGCGTAGGCAGGCGCGGCCGGCTGAACGTGCTGACGCACTGCAACGCCGGCTGGCTCGCGACGGGGGCCTGGGGAACCGCGCTGGCGCCGGTGTATCGCGCAGCGGCGGCCGGAGTTGCATTGCACGTATGGGTAGACGAGACGCGCCCGCGCAACCAGGGCGCGCGTCTCACGGCGTGGGAACTCGCGCAGGCAGGGATTGCGCATACCGTGATCGTAGACAACTGTGCCGGCCATCTGATGCAGCGTGGCGAGGTCGACGTATGTCTGGTCGGAAGCGATCGCACCAGTGCCAGGGGGGACGTCTGCAACAAGATCGGCACCTACCAGAAGGCGCTTGCAGCGGCGGACAACGGCGTGCCGTTCTACGTGGCGCTGCCGTGCTCGACGATCGACTGGTGCGTTGACGACGGCCTGCGCGAGATCGTGATCGAGGAGCGCGACGCCTCCGAGGTACTGGTGCTGGAGGGGATGGCTGCCGACGGGATGCCGGGCACGCTGCGTCATGTGCCGGCAGGCAGTCCTGCGCGCAATTTTGCGTTCGACGTGACACCGGCGCGGCTGGTCGGCGGGCTGATCTGCGAGCACGGCGTATTCGCGACGACGGCGCTGGATCTGGCACGGCTGCGTACCGTGGCCGGTGCAACGGCGGAGGCGCTATAGTGCGCGCCGCACGGGGAGGGGAGACGACGATGGGGTATCGCAGCGGTCTGGCAGATCTGATAGGCAACACGCCGTTGGTGCGCCT is part of the Pseudomonadales bacterium genome and harbors:
- a CDS encoding ATP-binding cassette domain-containing protein, which gives rise to MQLDIDIRKTMHSGNRTFCLDIRLRSNSRRLVIVGPSGAGKTLTLQAIAGLLRPDTGHIHLDGQVLFDSTRRVDLPPQAREMAYVFQDYALFPHLTVRQNIAFPLVRGWANPARSRHSDAVDYWLHAFELDKLADQFPSELSGGQRQRTALARALVTKPRALLLDEPFAALDPALRNAMRRELDRLQQRLQVPMVLITHDPEDAAVLGEQVLHLHDGRLLGAQATGGAVAVG
- the mtnA gene encoding S-methyl-5-thioribose-1-phosphate isomerase, which codes for MNQSVAPWERTPAFAFDAVRGRLSVLDQTRLPFEERWLHPASVADCVQVIRAMNVRGAPLIGLVAAAGIAFATREDSSDAGLARAAGALLASRPTAVNLGWALARMQARLAPEPPTVRAAIAAEEVLELQRSEYACCERIGAHGAELLVNLAATDRVGRRGRLNVLTHCNAGWLATGAWGTALAPVYRAAAAGVALHVWVDETRPRNQGARLTAWELAQAGIAHTVIVDNCAGHLMQRGEVDVCLVGSDRTSARGDVCNKIGTYQKALAAADNGVPFYVALPCSTIDWCVDDGLREIVIEERDASEVLVLEGMAADGMPGTLRHVPAGSPARNFAFDVTPARLVGGLICEHGVFATTALDLARLRTVAGATAEAL
- a CDS encoding molybdopterin-dependent oxidoreductase, translating into MQSVIRHLLTALALVAAGFAWAAEPPADPSRFVTTRFTIEGAVENRLDLGVEDLGRFPPQQIGELPLVCQTGANLGKLEQLKGVLLRDILEKAVIKAPAHNDVKKMAVVATASDGYKVVFSWSELFNSPLGDGVIVFFEKDGQPLADDEGRIALISGKDIRTGPRHVKWLQSIEVRKIVD
- a CDS encoding TOBE domain-containing protein is translated as MTADREHIELKGTIWMTVGGANIGGPGRVELLAKIAECGSITQAAKAMKMSYKAAWDAVDTMNNLAGEPLVERLSGGKGGGGTRLTARGEQLVANFRLIEHEHRRFIDQLSRQTEGITDDYLLIRRMSMKTSARNQFLGTVSRFKPGAVNDEVEIEIPGGIRIVAIVTRESSDSLGLQPGSEAFALVKSSSIIIVTEPQGARFSARNQLHGTVTRVHPGAVNTEVVIELPGGNTVAAIVTNESSQGLELAPGKAVTAIFKASSVIVAIPA
- the modB gene encoding molybdate ABC transporter permease subunit, whose protein sequence is MEAAWTPLALSLKVAGWATLIDLLLGVAVGFVLARTRFAGRDLLDSLLTLPMVMPPTVLGYYLLVLVGRRGWFGGWLHEHLGIDLVFTWQGAVIAAAIVAFPLVFKPARAAFEAVDGQLEQAARVLGVSEAAVFFRVTLPLAWRGILAGVLLAFARALGEFGATLMVAGSIPGKTQTLSIAVYEAVQAGDDATANALVVITSLVCVLVLLGAGRLAPGRIANR
- a CDS encoding TonB-dependent receptor; this encodes MIRSCLRLLPTPSARRLALATAVLLACTETAAASPQDSAAEPFMLGVITVIGKREKTQDIGAIANERTTSVIDRKDILQFNRDTIGDALNLLPGVSLSTNSRNEKTISVRGFDAREVPLFIDGIPVYVPYDGYVDFNRFTTADLAAIQVDKGFGSVGFGPNTLGGAINLISRKPVKRLEADAAVGFGSDQQRRASVNVGSNQGRWYLQAGASRSQSDGFPLASDFSPTATERGGKRNNADHEDSKLSFKLGLTPNTTDEYALGYYRQDGEKGQPPSTVPTAARYWRWPYWDKQGLYFVSNTALGSFESLKVRLYHDEFDNEVNSYTDGSYRTLKTSGRGSVGTGASIYDDSTDGGSLTLESYRLNAHALRLVAHYKTDRHREHDADGRLNSNFEDTLHSFALEDSIDLAPSWTLSLGVARHELRPDKVFSSANPYSLPDSQKANDAQAGVFHDWSPTVRLYATVARKTRLPTLKDRYSQRLGTYIENPGLGPEESTNYEIGYRGTPWAGITAEAAIFYSDISDKIQSVANVLGNRSQMQNVGKVRSRGFELALRGSVGDALELGGSCTYVDLDNRSDPATRLTDVPTRKLIAHAVWHPTGHFDVVALAEHNSERWASNTVRLDGFTTLNLKLVFQPLASTSIETGVENLSDRDYALADGFPATGRTWFANVNYRF
- the modA gene encoding molybdate ABC transporter substrate-binding protein, yielding MGFRRIRRLLATIVVATLASGLAHGAELMVSAASSLGNAFRDIAARYEAEHSGTRVLLNFGASGALLQQMDKGAPVDVFASADQETMDLAEQRKLVAGPDRQVFAHNTLVLIVPRGGKHAIAQMADLQRADVRKIAIGNAASVPAGRYARRALERAGLWSTISSKAIPAQNVRQVLDYVARGEVDAGFVYATDAAIMPDAVEVVFEVPLDTRISYPIAITSDGANTAEARRFVTYVISPEAQAILRGHGFQGP